ACAAAGTGCGCTTGATAGGACGGGCAGCAATACTTTTTGTGTAAGCCCTGAAGGCCGCTTGTCTTGGGCAACTCCAAATGTTCATCAGTTTATCGAAAAAATATGTGGCAAGGACACTAGCCCGTGGGCGAGTATCTCAACAAAGCTTGCTCCTTGGCTTCAAAGTAGCGACTTGAAAGAGTCGGCTATATTGACAATAAACTGCTTTTTATCCCCTTTGCCCATTCAATATTTAGGTATTCAAGATTCCTATCACTTACTTAAAGTTGTAGAACCTTCGACGAGCAAAACATCTACATACTTACAAGAAAATTTACCTATCACCAAACGCGAATCTGAAGTTCTCTACTGGATTTCTTTTGGTAAAACGAGTTGGGAAATATCTCAAATTCTTGATATTAGTCCTCGGACAGCAAATAAACATCTTGAACAGATATACAAAAAGCTTGGA
The nucleotide sequence above comes from Alteromonas naphthalenivorans. Encoded proteins:
- a CDS encoding DNA-binding response regulator; this translates as MNNISDVVLVVDDSPESLGMLNVALNTQGFTALVALNGIQALAIVEKVKPDVVLLDAVMPEMDGFETCKRLKKILPNTPIIFMTGLTEIDDVVKGFDAGGIDYVTKPISPDEVIARIKTHIQTAKLALSAQSALDRTGSNTFCVSPEGRLSWATPNVHQFIEKICGKDTSPWASISTKLAPWLQSSDLKESAILTINCFLSPLPIQYLGIQDSYHLLKVVEPSTSKTSTYLQENLPITKRESEVLYWISFGKTSWEISQILDISPRTANKHLEQIYKKLGVDNKTSAAAIALRLLER